In Candidatus Epulonipiscium viviparus, one DNA window encodes the following:
- a CDS encoding sugar phosphate isomerase/epimerase family protein, translated as MQKIAIQSMLFRNEIIEQGIFEVFSKFPTIGSKYVELSMVALTKENIAGLKKAREEFGIELIALSGAMQSKEKSKFNPSLIDEYDIIVETAKEFGVEHIRLGSFPGNIGGTRAQIEDDCKRTNEYVEKLKEHGLKLHLHNHHREFMKLDGKYVIDIVKDLCPDAGFEIDVFWVQRGGETPQEYIKNFANRLDLLHLKDYKIAHPRLDKVDEEFKAKNPDLFNDVVRFAEIGEGNLHIKEIIEVSKTLGTKYLIIEQDQTYGADKYDCYKKSIDNLAKMGYTN; from the coding sequence ATGCAAAAGATCGCAATTCAAAGCATGCTGTTTAGAAATGAAATTATCGAACAAGGAATTTTCGAAGTTTTCAGCAAATTTCCAACAATTGGTAGCAAATATGTAGAACTTTCTATGGTAGCGCTTACCAAAGAAAATATTGCTGGTTTAAAAAAGGCTCGCGAAGAATTTGGCATCGAATTGATCGCTCTTAGCGGTGCTATGCAATCTAAAGAAAAGTCAAAATTTAACCCTTCGCTTATTGATGAATACGATATAATCGTTGAAACTGCCAAAGAATTTGGTGTTGAGCACATTCGTCTTGGCTCTTTTCCAGGAAATATTGGAGGAACCAGAGCTCAGATCGAAGATGACTGCAAGCGTACTAATGAATATGTAGAAAAGCTCAAAGAACATGGACTTAAGCTTCATTTACACAATCATCACCGCGAGTTTATGAAACTGGATGGTAAATATGTAATTGATATTGTTAAAGATCTTTGCCCAGATGCTGGATTTGAAATCGATGTCTTTTGGGTCCAACGCGGTGGAGAAACTCCTCAAGAGTATATCAAAAATTTTGCCAACAGATTAGACCTTCTGCACCTTAAAGACTATAAAATTGCGCACCCTCGTCTTGACAAAGTCGATGAAGAGTTTAAGGCCAAAAATCCTGACTTATTTAATGATGTCGTTCGATTTGCCGAAATTGGTGAAGGCAATCTTCATATCAAAGAGATTATAGAAGTATCTAAAACATTGGGCACCAAATATCTTATTATTGAACAAGATCAAACTTACGGTGCTGATAAGTATGATTGCTATAAAAAATCTATTGACAATCTCGCTAAAATGGGATATACCAACTAA
- the yfcE gene encoding phosphodiesterase codes for MKYLIISDVHGSYEGVLAALAAFDFHKCDKIILLGDILYHGPRNPLPKGFDPAQAATLLNEHKDKIICARGNCDSEVDQMVLDFPIQAPYALIVDNGVEIFATHGHLYNPEYLPITNKIDIFMYGHTHLYDLTLHNNILMLNPGSVALPKENRPKTYAIYEDKKAYIYKLDNHEELLQISLT; via the coding sequence ATGAAGTATTTAATAATTTCGGATGTTCATGGTTCATATGAAGGAGTTTTAGCCGCGCTTGCTGCATTTGATTTTCACAAGTGTGATAAAATTATTTTATTGGGTGACATTCTCTATCATGGACCTAGAAATCCACTACCAAAAGGCTTTGACCCTGCGCAAGCTGCAACATTATTAAACGAACACAAAGATAAAATTATTTGTGCTCGAGGAAATTGTGACTCAGAAGTTGATCAGATGGTTTTGGATTTTCCTATCCAGGCCCCTTACGCACTTATTGTTGATAATGGCGTTGAAATCTTTGCCACACACGGACATTTATATAACCCCGAATATTTACCTATCACTAACAAAATTGACATCTTTATGTATGGACACACACATTTATATGACTTAACATTACACAATAACATCTTAATGCTAAACCCGGGTTCTGTGGCTTTACCCAAAGAAAATCGTCCTAAAACGTACGCCATATACGAAGACAAAAAGGCATATATATACAAGCTAGATAATCATGAAGAATTACTACAGATATCCTTAACATGA
- a CDS encoding basic amino acid ABC transporter substrate-binding protein translates to MRLKNIASLLLSASLAITIVGCGASSDDSTILKMGTNAAFPPFEYIEGTEIVGFDVDLANLIAEELGMELEIMDMEFNTLTGAVANGIIDIAVAGMTNTPERRDSVNFSEGYFTSKQMIIVPDDSDIKVTDDLTDQTIGVQLGTTGDQFASMYIEGADIVRFDKGALAIADLLNGTIDAVIIDAEPAKNFVAAQDSLQILENPFVEEEYAIAIAKENTELTEQINDALSTLKENGKYDEIFDKYFEKVE, encoded by the coding sequence ATGAGATTAAAGAATATAGCTAGCTTATTATTATCAGCATCATTGGCTATAACAATTGTGGGATGTGGCGCTTCTTCAGATGACTCTACAATATTAAAAATGGGAACCAACGCGGCATTTCCGCCGTTCGAATATATAGAAGGAACAGAAATCGTTGGTTTCGATGTTGATCTTGCTAATCTTATAGCAGAAGAGCTTGGCATGGAACTTGAAATTATGGATATGGAATTTAACACGCTCACTGGTGCTGTTGCCAATGGAATCATCGATATCGCGGTAGCTGGAATGACCAATACTCCAGAACGACGAGATAGTGTTAATTTCTCAGAAGGATACTTTACTTCTAAACAAATGATTATTGTACCAGATGACAGTGATATAAAAGTAACAGATGATTTGACCGACCAAACTATAGGTGTTCAGCTTGGTACAACAGGCGATCAATTCGCAAGCATGTATATAGAAGGTGCCGATATCGTTCGTTTTGACAAAGGCGCTTTGGCAATTGCCGATCTACTAAACGGTACCATAGATGCCGTCATCATTGATGCTGAGCCTGCCAAAAACTTTGTGGCCGCACAAGATAGCCTACAAATTTTAGAAAATCCTTTTGTAGAAGAAGAATATGCGATCGCCATTGCTAAAGAAAATACAGAACTCACGGAGCAAATTAACGATGCGCTATCCACATTAAAAGAGAACGGTAAATACGACGAAATTTTTGATAAATATTTTGAAAAAGTAGAGTAA
- the asnS gene encoding asparagine--tRNA ligase yields the protein MTIISIRLLYQDISNFREVEVAGWIRSVRDSKTFGFIDLNDGTFFKGVQVVFDDTMPNFKEIAKLGVGASIIVKGSVVLTPDQKQPFEIKASAITIEGECPPDYPLQKKRHSFEFLREIAYLRPRTNTFAAVFRVRSLVAYAIHKFFQDRHFVYVHTPIITANDCEGAGEMFRVTTLSATEPKLLKNGEVDFSEDFFGKMASLTVSGQLSAETFALAFRDVYTFGPTFRAENSNTPRHAAEFWMIEPEIAFADLEDNMNLAEDMLKFVIQYVLDNAPEEMAFFNSFVDKGIKDRLISILKSNFGQVTYTDAIDILQKSGQKFEYKVEWGVDLQTEHERYLTEKHFKKPVFVIDYPKDIKAFYMRLNADNKTVAAMDLLVPGVGELIGGSQREERLDVLKLRMKECNLNEEDYFWYLNLRRFGGTRHSGFGLGFERLVMYLTGMTNIRDVIPYPRTTGSAEF from the coding sequence ATGACTATAATTTCTATTAGACTGCTATACCAAGATATATCCAATTTTAGAGAGGTGGAGGTTGCAGGCTGGATCCGTTCTGTACGTGATTCTAAAACATTTGGCTTTATCGACCTAAACGATGGCACATTCTTTAAGGGGGTTCAAGTTGTATTCGATGACACTATGCCCAACTTTAAGGAAATAGCAAAGCTTGGAGTCGGCGCATCTATCATAGTAAAAGGGAGCGTGGTTTTAACTCCTGACCAAAAACAACCGTTTGAAATTAAAGCTTCTGCTATTACTATAGAAGGCGAATGTCCACCAGATTATCCTCTACAAAAGAAGCGCCACTCATTTGAGTTCTTGCGAGAGATTGCTTATCTAAGACCGCGCACCAACACTTTTGCGGCAGTGTTTAGGGTTCGTTCTCTTGTTGCTTATGCCATACACAAATTTTTCCAAGACAGACATTTCGTATATGTACACACTCCAATAATCACTGCCAATGATTGTGAAGGCGCCGGAGAGATGTTTCGCGTTACCACACTCTCGGCAACAGAACCAAAATTGCTCAAAAATGGCGAAGTCGACTTTAGCGAAGATTTCTTTGGCAAAATGGCGTCACTTACTGTTAGCGGACAATTGAGTGCGGAAACCTTTGCCCTTGCTTTCAGAGATGTATACACATTTGGACCTACCTTTAGAGCTGAAAATTCTAATACTCCTAGGCATGCTGCCGAGTTCTGGATGATTGAACCAGAAATTGCTTTTGCTGACCTCGAAGATAATATGAATCTAGCCGAAGATATGCTTAAATTTGTAATTCAGTATGTGCTTGATAATGCTCCAGAGGAAATGGCCTTCTTCAATAGCTTCGTCGACAAAGGCATCAAAGATAGATTAATATCCATTCTCAAGTCTAATTTCGGCCAAGTCACTTACACCGACGCTATCGATATATTGCAAAAATCTGGTCAAAAGTTTGAATATAAAGTAGAATGGGGAGTGGATCTACAAACAGAACACGAACGATATTTAACCGAAAAACACTTTAAGAAGCCTGTATTCGTCATCGATTATCCTAAAGATATCAAAGCATTCTATATGCGATTAAACGCTGATAACAAAACCGTTGCTGCAATGGATCTGCTAGTTCCTGGCGTTGGAGAGCTTATTGGAGGCAGTCAAAGAGAAGAGCGACTAGATGTTCTTAAGCTACGAATGAAAGAATGCAATCTCAACGAAGAAGACTACTTCTGGTATCTAAACCTCAGAAGATTTGGTGGCACTAGACATTCTGGCTTTGGCCTTGGCTTCGAGCGACTTGTTATGTACCTTACTGGCATGACTAATATCAGAGATGTCATCCCATATCCTAGAACAACCGGTTCTGCAGAATTTTAA
- a CDS encoding family 43 glycosylhydrolase — protein sequence MDRLFIESFFPEEGLADPHALVEGDDIYVICGHDKSPDTMDTWIMDKWIILKSSNLMDWNKVGEILPTSTYIGDKPNCWAGNLKKKNNKYYWFFSDRSDSTGVAVADKPEGPYKDALGHPLIDSTIVSGTRPYDPVVYTEGNDWYIIVGSGKYYIMNLADDLLSITSEPRFLEMLNEKGEHVRMGDKPSLFQRNGLYYLISGGQYGISENLYGPYKYLGFFAPNSHEHNDFFIYHDKYYMTCEYPETSYFYRGVGIVEINFNDDGTIQDPRIHKMSERTWKFDRSTRGYHPISGTSLGWDGKNSIAGKITATDATIESVIWPAGIRFGEKPAIEIILKNLTDATQMELLVASVDNSVPAPLKNPDINWDEATSVILDITPNDDNFKSYIAKLDLATHRLKRIRIRPAKNTDSGQFFIQEINVL from the coding sequence ATGGACAGATTATTTATTGAAAGCTTTTTTCCAGAAGAAGGCTTAGCAGATCCTCACGCTCTTGTAGAAGGCGATGATATTTATGTTATATGCGGGCACGACAAAAGTCCAGATACTATGGACACTTGGATTATGGACAAGTGGATAATTCTCAAATCTAGCAACTTGATGGACTGGAATAAAGTGGGAGAAATTTTACCCACAAGCACTTATATAGGTGACAAACCCAACTGCTGGGCAGGAAATTTAAAGAAGAAGAACAACAAATACTATTGGTTCTTTTCGGATCGATCTGATAGCACAGGTGTTGCAGTTGCCGATAAACCCGAAGGCCCATACAAAGATGCATTGGGTCATCCATTAATTGATTCCACAATTGTGTCTGGCACAAGACCTTATGATCCCGTTGTTTATACAGAAGGTAATGATTGGTATATCATTGTAGGCTCTGGTAAATACTACATTATGAACTTAGCAGATGATTTGCTCAGCATTACTAGTGAACCTCGATTTTTAGAAATGCTTAACGAAAAAGGTGAGCACGTTCGAATGGGAGATAAACCTAGCTTATTTCAACGAAATGGATTGTACTACCTAATTTCTGGAGGTCAGTACGGTATTTCTGAAAACTTATATGGTCCATACAAATATTTAGGATTTTTTGCACCTAATTCTCATGAGCATAACGACTTTTTTATATACCATGATAAATATTATATGACTTGCGAGTATCCAGAAACATCTTATTTTTATCGCGGTGTTGGCATAGTCGAAATCAACTTTAACGACGACGGAACTATTCAAGATCCCAGAATCCACAAAATGTCTGAGCGCACATGGAAATTTGATCGTTCTACCCGTGGCTACCATCCTATTTCTGGAACCAGCTTGGGTTGGGATGGCAAAAATTCTATAGCCGGAAAAATTACAGCAACCGATGCGACAATAGAGAGTGTCATCTGGCCTGCTGGTATTAGATTTGGCGAAAAGCCTGCGATCGAAATTATATTAAAAAATTTGACTGATGCTACGCAGATGGAACTTTTAGTAGCTAGCGTTGACAATTCTGTCCCAGCTCCTCTAAAAAATCCTGATATTAACTGGGACGAAGCTACGTCTGTTATACTCGATATAACACCAAATGATGATAACTTCAAATCTTATATCGCAAAATTAGACCTGGCCACACATCGTCTTAAACGCATTCGAATTAGACCCGCCAAAAATACTGACTCTGGGCAGTTTTTTATTCAAGAAATAAATGTACTATAA
- a CDS encoding amino acid ABC transporter permease has product MFTLERFSNFFETFIDGGYIFTILDGLYNTLLLSLIATIIGLAIGLVVAVIGMLESKGTIENSILKVLKIIAKVYVDIIRGTPAVVQVSFLWLVVLAPLNLPRVMVGGIAFGINSGAYMSEVIRGGITSIDRGQTEAGRSLGLSYFQTMHLIILPQAFRQMLPSLVNEFINLIKETAIIGFIGGMDLMKAANILISTTYNFEIPLIMVALIYLTITSILTYFMRGIENKLSKQNR; this is encoded by the coding sequence ATGTTTACACTTGAGAGATTTAGTAATTTTTTCGAGACTTTCATAGATGGTGGATATATTTTTACTATTCTAGATGGGCTTTATAACACTTTGTTGCTTTCATTAATTGCAACGATTATTGGTCTGGCCATCGGCTTAGTTGTTGCTGTCATTGGGATGCTAGAATCCAAAGGAACAATTGAAAACAGTATATTAAAAGTATTAAAAATCATTGCAAAAGTATATGTTGATATTATTCGTGGCACACCTGCAGTAGTTCAGGTTTCCTTTTTGTGGCTTGTAGTGCTTGCTCCATTAAATTTGCCACGTGTAATGGTTGGAGGAATCGCATTTGGAATTAATAGCGGTGCATATATGTCAGAAGTTATACGGGGTGGCATCACCTCTATCGATCGTGGCCAAACTGAGGCCGGGCGTTCGTTGGGTCTTTCATATTTTCAAACTATGCATCTTATAATCCTGCCTCAAGCTTTTAGACAAATGCTTCCTTCTCTTGTAAACGAATTCATAAATCTTATAAAAGAAACTGCTATAATAGGATTTATTGGTGGAATGGATCTTATGAAAGCTGCGAACATCTTGATTAGTACAACATATAACTTTGAAATTCCATTAATAATGGTCGCATTAATTTATTTAACAATTACAAGTATATTAACTTATTTTATGAGAGGTATCGAAAACAAGCTTTCTAAACAAAATAGATAG
- a CDS encoding DUF554 domain-containing protein, protein MIGTYFNTGTIIAGTLIGCALKKGINEKKSATLLQAMGLAATAIGINSLVSNMAKSELPVLFIVALAIGGYVGESIDLDARVNGLKSRFTGLNIEGVVTAVLLFCVGTLAILGPIESALNHDNTLLFTNGTLDFVTSMVLASSFGLSILIAAPILFAWQGSIYMLANYLADFFTPALMAEIGVVGGILILCTGLSILKVVQIKTINFLPALLVPIIYFWAIF, encoded by the coding sequence ATGATAGGTACATACTTTAACACGGGGACTATTATTGCAGGAACACTGATAGGATGCGCATTAAAAAAAGGGATAAACGAAAAGAAGAGTGCAACGCTACTGCAGGCAATGGGCCTGGCGGCAACAGCAATAGGTATAAACTCGTTGGTAAGCAATATGGCAAAGAGCGAGTTGCCAGTGTTGTTTATAGTGGCATTGGCAATAGGAGGATATGTAGGAGAAAGTATAGATTTGGATGCTAGAGTAAATGGGTTGAAATCTAGATTTACGGGATTAAATATAGAAGGGGTTGTAACCGCGGTATTGCTATTTTGTGTGGGAACATTGGCAATATTGGGGCCTATAGAAAGTGCGTTAAATCATGATAATACATTGCTATTTACAAACGGCACATTAGACTTTGTTACATCGATGGTGCTAGCCTCAAGCTTTGGGTTGTCAATTCTTATTGCGGCACCGATATTGTTTGCGTGGCAAGGAAGTATATATATGTTGGCAAACTATTTGGCAGATTTTTTTACACCAGCGTTGATGGCAGAAATAGGTGTGGTGGGTGGAATACTAATATTGTGTACGGGATTGAGCATCTTAAAAGTTGTACAAATCAAGACGATAAATTTCTTGCCTGCGTTATTAGTTCCAATAATATACTTTTGGGCTATATTTTGA
- a CDS encoding S41 family peptidase: MKFLTWFSGIIVGTIAAGTVCALSISLDKGEGDIYSSTKIIGLDRIVGLEYFKDSDFEDRVEGLYAGYVAALDDPNTAYLTADEKISYLQAQQGIVQNVGIQFTWGITNQYLVVTNVQVDSPAALAGIVTGDRIIQLDDTLAMGSNEVDIYKKLTTTDRTPVTYHIQKSDGSLQAIPLTIAQLPVPVVEKQVLEGNIDYIKPNEFTNWTVDLDNGIIDLRYITNVTIDEAQWLCDLFLDEGEIFTTVDKHGTEVVYNATPGKLTQDVAILIGNSTVGVIEAAIARLKPLENIYIVGEKTHGSGMTNELIELADGSALLVATNKIFVDGTSVSDAAVEPEYEVRQGEPYTLELVTTGHKDLAKDDPLQKAIELIR, from the coding sequence ATGAAATTTTTAACTTGGTTTTCAGGAATAATCGTTGGAACTATTGCAGCAGGAACTGTTTGTGCCCTTTCAATTTCTCTTGATAAAGGCGAAGGCGATATTTATAGCAGTACAAAAATTATAGGATTAGATAGAATTGTTGGACTTGAATATTTTAAAGATTCTGATTTTGAAGACAGAGTAGAAGGGTTATATGCAGGATACGTTGCAGCACTCGATGATCCAAACACTGCATATTTAACTGCGGATGAAAAAATCAGCTATCTACAAGCTCAACAAGGAATCGTTCAAAATGTTGGAATCCAATTTACTTGGGGAATTACCAATCAGTATTTAGTTGTAACCAACGTACAAGTCGACTCTCCCGCAGCGCTCGCTGGTATTGTAACGGGGGATAGAATAATCCAACTAGATGACACTCTGGCTATGGGTTCAAATGAAGTAGATATATACAAAAAGCTAACTACTACAGATCGCACACCCGTTACGTATCACATTCAAAAATCAGATGGCTCTTTGCAAGCAATCCCTCTTACAATAGCGCAGCTACCTGTTCCGGTTGTCGAAAAGCAAGTCTTAGAAGGCAACATTGATTATATAAAGCCCAATGAATTTACTAACTGGACTGTAGATTTAGACAACGGAATTATCGATTTACGATATATTACCAATGTTACCATTGACGAAGCGCAGTGGCTTTGCGATTTATTTTTAGACGAAGGCGAAATATTTACTACAGTTGATAAGCATGGCACAGAAGTTGTCTACAACGCAACACCCGGCAAGCTCACTCAAGACGTTGCTATCCTCATAGGCAACTCAACTGTCGGAGTGATCGAAGCTGCCATTGCACGCCTTAAACCTCTCGAAAATATATATATTGTTGGCGAAAAAACTCATGGCTCCGGAATGACAAACGAATTGATAGAACTGGCAGACGGAAGCGCATTACTTGTTGCTACCAATAAAATTTTTGTTGACGGCACATCTGTTTCTGATGCCGCTGTTGAGCCAGAATATGAGGTTAGGCAAGGTGAACCATATACATTAGAACTTGTCACCACAGGTCACAAAGATTTGGCAAAGGATGACCCACTCCAGAAAGCTATTGAACTAATCAGATAA
- a CDS encoding S41 family peptidase: MKKLTGKLGHAKQFGLCALASFAFTGSVVFMTVSAVGNTDAIDSKLQDITHVLNAKYYGEIDATSLEEGVYRGFVAGVGDPYTSYFTPDEFTEFMESASGIYAGIGVQMTLDKSDNSIQIVEVFKGSPAEKVGILPKDKIVGAAGTEINGDDFDTVPDIIKGPEGTNVLVDIYRPSDNTTYTFDIMRENVIYPSVEVKMLEGFDDIGYIELRSFEELTYSQLVSGIESLEADGAKGLILDLRNNPGGLLHIVEQIVDEFLSEGIIVSVGIGDKAEPTFADKKINDIPLVVIVNEQSASASEVLAGALKDHGRAKLVGSRTFGKGIVQTILPLIDSSALKVTTSEYYTPSGICIQGIGIEPDYPVELTADLLIKAELTFDEDVQLQKAVEVLSEQM, encoded by the coding sequence ATGAAAAAATTAACAGGAAAGCTCGGACATGCTAAACAATTTGGTTTATGTGCATTAGCTTCGTTTGCATTTACTGGAAGCGTTGTTTTTATGACTGTTTCTGCTGTTGGAAATACTGATGCTATTGATAGCAAACTACAAGATATCACACACGTATTAAACGCAAAATACTATGGCGAGATAGATGCTACTTCTTTAGAAGAAGGGGTATATAGAGGATTTGTTGCGGGTGTTGGTGATCCTTATACATCATATTTTACGCCAGATGAATTTACTGAATTTATGGAAAGTGCTAGCGGCATCTATGCAGGCATTGGAGTTCAGATGACTCTTGATAAAAGTGACAATAGTATACAAATCGTCGAAGTTTTTAAGGGGTCTCCTGCCGAAAAGGTTGGAATTTTACCCAAAGATAAAATCGTTGGTGCTGCAGGAACAGAAATTAATGGCGATGACTTTGATACAGTGCCCGATATAATTAAAGGGCCAGAAGGTACAAACGTACTAGTTGATATTTATAGACCCAGCGACAATACAACGTACACATTTGATATAATGCGTGAAAACGTTATTTACCCATCTGTCGAAGTTAAGATGCTAGAGGGTTTTGACGATATAGGTTATATTGAACTGCGAAGCTTTGAAGAACTAACTTATAGCCAGTTGGTTTCTGGAATCGAATCTTTAGAAGCCGATGGTGCCAAAGGACTTATTCTAGACTTACGCAATAATCCTGGTGGATTGCTTCATATAGTCGAGCAAATTGTCGATGAATTTTTAAGCGAAGGCATCATTGTTTCTGTAGGTATAGGCGATAAAGCTGAGCCAACATTCGCCGATAAAAAGATAAATGACATCCCGCTCGTTGTTATTGTCAACGAACAAAGTGCTAGCGCGAGCGAAGTTTTAGCAGGCGCACTAAAAGACCATGGCCGAGCAAAGTTAGTTGGCTCCAGAACTTTTGGAAAGGGAATTGTACAGACCATTCTTCCTCTTATTGACAGCTCCGCATTAAAGGTTACAACCAGCGAATACTACACTCCTTCTGGCATCTGCATTCAAGGAATTGGTATCGAACCCGACTATCCTGTCGAGCTTACTGCAGACCTTCTTATCAAAGCTGAGCTCACTTTCGACGAAGATGTGCAACTTCAAAAAGCCGTCGAAGTCTTATCAGAACAAATGTAA
- a CDS encoding DUF4038 domain-containing protein, with amino-acid sequence MQCEVIDINLTATFNFNPFTDLILEANIEKDGVFSHKAYGVYNGNDNFLLRFSFSEIGKYHYTIISNLTELDGKTGEIIVNPCQKKSGPLVINPENPSKLYYANGTPYQLYAFECDWLFAIDYKSETNKLERLINYFSDNHVNQIIMNVYANDLKFNNESWILDKNLRLEHNLGNDDDIFPFKGSNSNPDFSELNVDFFKHLDKIIKLLDRKNIIAHLMIYVWNKKVNWPDACSIADNMYFDYVVKRYSPFTNILWDISKEALAYGRCDAHYIINRILRLRKLDTYKRLLTVHEYNFCKKYQDLVDIISIQSWDLDIYKETRRLTSLHSNKPVLNLEHGGYEEGPYQVFTGHYTNAKTCLKRNYHIMFAGAYSAYYWQPLSWCITLMPWEATPEPHFDYYKHMIDFFTTYDYSQLYPVDKFGQFSGGGYLLANTENTLVVGYIPKENYGIGIGYVDHFKGIGTYRFFNTITGEYTSKVPLSGKARKIISPFEEDTIVIIDMRA; translated from the coding sequence ATGCAGTGTGAAGTAATAGATATTAATTTAACCGCTACATTCAATTTTAATCCTTTTACTGATTTAATATTAGAAGCTAATATAGAAAAGGATGGTGTTTTTTCACATAAAGCCTATGGAGTTTATAATGGAAACGATAATTTTTTGCTTAGATTTAGCTTCTCAGAAATAGGCAAATATCATTATACAATCATTTCTAATTTAACTGAATTAGATGGCAAAACCGGAGAAATAATAGTTAATCCATGTCAAAAAAAATCTGGACCTCTTGTAATAAATCCCGAAAATCCATCTAAACTATATTATGCTAACGGCACTCCGTATCAACTTTATGCTTTTGAATGCGATTGGTTATTTGCTATAGATTATAAATCAGAAACAAATAAGTTAGAACGCTTGATAAATTATTTTAGCGACAACCATGTAAATCAAATAATTATGAATGTTTATGCTAATGATCTCAAATTTAATAATGAGTCTTGGATTTTGGATAAAAATTTGCGTTTAGAGCACAATCTTGGCAATGACGATGATATATTTCCCTTTAAGGGTAGCAACTCAAACCCAGATTTCAGCGAACTAAATGTTGATTTTTTTAAACATCTTGACAAAATTATTAAATTATTAGATCGAAAAAACATCATTGCTCATCTAATGATTTATGTATGGAACAAAAAAGTAAACTGGCCTGATGCGTGCAGCATTGCCGACAACATGTATTTTGATTACGTAGTTAAACGATATTCTCCTTTTACCAACATTTTATGGGATATAAGCAAAGAAGCATTGGCTTACGGAAGATGCGATGCTCATTATATCATCAATAGAATTTTGCGACTTCGAAAGCTAGATACCTACAAACGATTACTAACCGTACATGAATACAACTTTTGTAAGAAGTACCAAGATCTTGTCGACATTATTTCTATTCAAAGTTGGGATCTTGATATATACAAAGAAACCAGACGCCTTACATCGCTTCATAGCAATAAGCCGGTGCTCAATTTAGAACACGGCGGATACGAAGAAGGTCCGTATCAAGTATTTACAGGTCATTATACCAATGCTAAAACTTGTTTAAAAAGAAACTATCACATCATGTTTGCAGGTGCATACTCTGCATATTATTGGCAACCTCTGTCTTGGTGCATTACTCTTATGCCTTGGGAAGCCACACCAGAGCCACACTTCGATTATTACAAACATATGATAGATTTTTTCACAACATATGATTACAGCCAGCTATATCCTGTAGATAAATTTGGCCAGTTTTCGGGTGGCGGCTACCTGTTAGCTAATACAGAAAACACTCTTGTTGTTGGATACATTCCTAAAGAAAACTATGGCATCGGCATTGGATATGTTGATCACTTTAAAGGAATAGGCACATATCGCTTCTTTAATACTATTACAGGAGAATATACTAGCAAGGTTCCATTGAGTGGCAAAGCCCGAAAAATTATTAGCCCTTTTGAAGAAGATACCATCGTTATTATTGATATGCGAGCATAA